A part of Cannabis sativa cultivar Pink pepper isolate KNU-18-1 chromosome 6, ASM2916894v1, whole genome shotgun sequence genomic DNA contains:
- the LOC115695728 gene encoding uncharacterized protein LOC115695728, which yields MALFVTEEEFELLEMEEDVVDSELSVWEFVDLEENGSDDNDQNEVEDNNGSGFESSPLEQDHHPIEVRGVHILHRFGDTGRYEGFDEGNDYDDDDDRFDEDDDENEDEDEDGSYGLNDELVPWSVSDKFGGRERMRKLGKRGFPKMFNSKKSPYLFVRPGVVRGKHGLGLKHSL from the coding sequence atggctTTGTTCGTTACAGAAGAGGAGTTTGAGCTCTTGGAAATGGAGGAGGATGTTGTTGATTCGGAACTTTCAGTTTGGGAGTTTGTTGATTTGGAAGAAAATGGTAGTGATGATAATGATCAGAATGAAGTTGAAGATAATAATGGGTCTGGGTTTGAATCTTCTCCATTAGAACAAGATCATCATCCAATTGAAGTACGCGGTGTTCATATTCTTCATCGTTTTGGTGATACTGGTCGTTATGAGGGTTTTGATGAAGGAAAtgattatgatgatgatgatgatcggTTTGACGAGGACGATGATGAGAATGAGGACGAGGATGAAGATGGTTCGTATGGATTGAATGATGAGTTGGTTCCTTGGTCAGTGAGCGATAAATTTGGTGGGAGGGAGAGAATGAGGAAATTGGGGAAAAGGGGTTTCCCTAAGATGTTTAATTCGAAGAAATCGCCTTATTTATTTGTAAGGCCTGGTGTTGTTCGTGGTAAGCATGGACTGGGATTGAAGCACAGCCTCTAA